DNA from Marinagarivorans cellulosilyticus:
CAGAGCTGGAGAAAAAGGCAGAGAGAATAAGTAATACTGCCAGTGCTATAAACAGTACTTGTAAAGGAATGTCGTCCAAGAGATGTGTGGCTCGTTTAAACTGAGCGCGCTATGTTGTACCAGATAGAAGAGCGGCGCAAGAGCTATATATTACATTGGCGCACTGTTCACAATTTAGGCGGCTTGATACCGGCGTGCAGGTTATCAAAACCCTATTTGCTGAGCAGTACTTCAAGCACAAATTTGGAGCCAAAATACGCCAAAATCAAAAAGCCAAAGCCGGCCAATGTCCAGCGAACAGCTATGTTGCCGCGCCAGCCAAGCTGGTGTCGTCCCCACAACAAAACAGAGTAAGTCAGCCAAGCTAGCGCAGAGAAGACGCTTTTGTGAGCCAGATGCTGAGCCATCATGTTGTCAACAAATATTGCGCCAGAGGCAATTGCCACGGTCAGCAATATTTGGCCTGTCCACAGTAGCTCAAACAACAATGCTTCCATTGTTTGTAATGGCGGTAGCAAGCGTACTAGGCCGCCTGCATGACGGTTATGGAGTTGGTTGTTCTGGTAGGACAAAATTAGGGCATGAATTGTCGCGATGGTAAGTGTGCTGTAAGCAAAGATAGATAGCACTATGTGTGTGAGTACACCGCCACTAAGTTGAATAACATTGTGGCTGGCGCTAGCAAAAAAGAGCGCGCACAGTAGTGAAAGCGCAGTAAAGGGTAGTAGCAATACAAACATGTTATACAGTGGTTTGCGGATGCTGCTGGCCAAAACCAGCAAGTTGGCAACCCAGAAAAATAATGGCGCTATGCGGAATAGGTTAAAGTCGTAGCCATAGGGTGTGGCAATAAGGCTGTAGGCCCCATAGGCATGGCAGGCAAGGGCGAGGGCAAGCAGTACTGGCACGATAATCGGAGGTTGGCTTTTTCGTTGCTTTAAGGAGCGAATAAGCAGAAACCAAGCAGAACAGTACAAAGCTAGAGTGAGTGTAATAGGCATAGCGTGTTTTGCTGCAATCCGTATATAAAGCGCGTAGGTTAGTGTCTGTAAAGGTGGCTTGGCAAGCATTGTCTTGAGCGATATGGTGCAAAAGTCGCGCATGAGTCGTTTTTACTGCGCTATACCGCTATAATTCGTCCCCAAATTTTTCTTATACCGCAAAAGATGCGCTTATGTTTCAGAATCTTTCAGACCGTTTAAGTCAATCGCTCAGTAAAATCACAGGTAAGGCTCGCCTTAATCACGACAATATTCAGGGAACTTTGCGCGAAGTGCGCAAGGCCTTGCTTGAGGCAGATGTTGCATTGCCTGTTGTTAAAGCTTTTGTGAATCAGGTGCGCAAGCGTGCGCTTGGGCAAGAGGTTTCTCGGGCTCTTAATCCTGGTCAGCAATTTCTTAAAATTGTAGAAAGCGAGCTAACCAGCGTGATGGGGGAGGCGAATGAAACGCTGAACTTAGCCGCTAAACCACCAGCTGTAGTTTTAATGGCTGGCTTGCAAGGGGCAGGTAAGACGACCTCGGTCGCTAAGCTTGCAAAATTCTTGCAGGAAAAAGAAAAGAAAAAAGTAATGGTTGTTAGTGCGGATATTTACCGTCCGGCAGCTATTAAGCAGTTGGAAACGCTAGCGACTGAAGTGGGCGCGGAGTTCTTCCCCTCTAGTGCGGACCAAAAGCCCGTTGATATTGCCAATGGCGCCATTGCGCAAGCCAAGAAAAGCTTTGTTGATGTGGTAATCGTCGATACGGCGGGCCGGCTGCACATCGATGATGCGTTGATGGACGAAATTAAAGGTCTGCACGCGGCTATCACCCCTGTTGAAACCTTGTTTGTGATTGACGCCATGATTGGTCAAGATGCGGTCAATACAGCCAAAGCGTTTGATGAGGCGTTACCGCTAACCGGGGTGGTGCTAACCAAGGCGGATGGCGATGCACGTGGTGGCGCTGCTTTATCTGTTCGCCATATTACAGGCAAACCCATCAAGTTCTTGGGGGTGGGCGAAAAGGTTGAGGCCTTGGAGCCGTTTTACCCTGAGCGCTTAGCATCGCGCATTCTTGGGATGGGCGATGTGATGTCACTGATTGAACAGGCCGAGTCTAAGCTTGATAAAGATAAGGCTGATAAGCTTGTTCAAAAGGTTAAAAAGGGAAAGTCGTTTGACTTGGAAGATTTGCGTGATCAGCTTCAGCAAATGCAGAATATGGGTGGTATGAGCTCCGTCCTAGAAAAGCTGCCTGGTATGGGGAATATTGCGCAAATGGCAGAGCAGGCTAATGTGGGCTCTCAGTTTAAGCAGATGGATGCGATTATCAACTCTATGACACCCGCTGAGCGTAGAAACCCAGATATTCTCAATGGTTCGCGCAAGCGACGCATTACGGTTGGCTCAGGTACCGACATTCAAGATTTAAACCGTTTGCTTAAGCAGCATAAGCAAATGGCTAAGATGATGAAAAAAATGAAGGGCGGCGGCATGGCTAAAATGATGCGAGGCATGAGTGGTATGCTTGGCGGAGCCGGTGGCGGTTTGCCTCCTATGCGTTAATTAGTGTGTTTGCGGGTGTGATCTAGGCCCGCTTTATCGCCTAAATACTAAAAAAACAAAAAATCAGTGATCAAACTCTATACACGGCGTATGCTTTTCAGTAAAATGCGCCGCCTTTCGCGGGACCTGTGTTTTCAGCCGTTGTTGATTATTAACTACCATAATCAGTGGTTAATAAGTATGAAGCTATTGTTGATTTGAAGTGCGAAGCACTTGCCCCGAAACCTTATTCAAACCAATTAATTGGAAGTGATTTACATGGTAACCATTCGTTTAGCGCGTGGCGGTTCTAAAAAGCGCCCTTTCTACCACTTGACTGTAACCGATAGCCGTAGCTCACGTAACGGTCGTTACATTGAGCGTGTTGGATTTTTTAACCCGATTGCTCGCGGCCAAGAAGAGCGTCTTCGTGTTGATACTGCCCGCGTTGAATACTGGGTTGCTAACGGTGCGCAATTGTCTGACCGTGTAAGCCGTTTGTTGAAAGATGCTAGCAAGGTTGCTGCTGAAGCTGCATAAGCTTAATTGTATTTTGGGTCTAGCTTATGAGTAATCGCATTGGCGTAGG
Protein-coding regions in this window:
- a CDS encoding cytochrome C assembly family protein, which gives rise to MPITLTLALYCSAWFLLIRSLKQRKSQPPIIVPVLLALALACHAYGAYSLIATPYGYDFNLFRIAPLFFWVANLLVLASSIRKPLYNMFVLLLPFTALSLLCALFFASASHNVIQLSGGVLTHIVLSIFAYSTLTIATIHALILSYQNNQLHNRHAGGLVRLLPPLQTMEALLFELLWTGQILLTVAIASGAIFVDNMMAQHLAHKSVFSALAWLTYSVLLWGRHQLGWRGNIAVRWTLAGFGFLILAYFGSKFVLEVLLSK
- the ffh gene encoding signal recognition particle protein → MFQNLSDRLSQSLSKITGKARLNHDNIQGTLREVRKALLEADVALPVVKAFVNQVRKRALGQEVSRALNPGQQFLKIVESELTSVMGEANETLNLAAKPPAVVLMAGLQGAGKTTSVAKLAKFLQEKEKKKVMVVSADIYRPAAIKQLETLATEVGAEFFPSSADQKPVDIANGAIAQAKKSFVDVVIVDTAGRLHIDDALMDEIKGLHAAITPVETLFVIDAMIGQDAVNTAKAFDEALPLTGVVLTKADGDARGGAALSVRHITGKPIKFLGVGEKVEALEPFYPERLASRILGMGDVMSLIEQAESKLDKDKADKLVQKVKKGKSFDLEDLRDQLQQMQNMGGMSSVLEKLPGMGNIAQMAEQANVGSQFKQMDAIINSMTPAERRNPDILNGSRKRRITVGSGTDIQDLNRLLKQHKQMAKMMKKMKGGGMAKMMRGMSGMLGGAGGGLPPMR
- the rpsP gene encoding 30S ribosomal protein S16, with the translated sequence MVTIRLARGGSKKRPFYHLTVTDSRSSRNGRYIERVGFFNPIARGQEERLRVDTARVEYWVANGAQLSDRVSRLLKDASKVAAEAA